One genomic segment of Drosophila melanogaster chromosome 3L includes these proteins:
- the CG33272 gene encoding uncharacterized protein, protein MKYLFVVALIALAIQMASSASNTTTTDATTTTTTTTAASTTTTTTAASTHKKLCWRGNNWCHTRIPKRKCKNPKRCHKTIVIVTHRKN, encoded by the coding sequence atgaaataCCTTTTCGTGGTTGCCCTTATTGCCCTGGCCATCCAGATGGCTTCCTCTGCTAgtaacacaacaacaactgatgccaccaccacaacaacaaccaccacTGCAGCatcaaccacaacaacaacaacggccgCTTCCACTCACAAAAAGCTTTGTTGGAGGGGCAACAACTGGTGCCACACCCGCATTCCCAAGCGGAAGTGCAAGAATCCCAAGAGGTGCCACAAGACCATCGTGATTGTGACCCACAGGAAAAACTAG
- the CG7512 gene encoding uncharacterized protein — translation MESSSSVVAEMESTSPSDHGQPTQITSIDGFFNRKRGRPPKNRFVEVYKSAQHSPQAIFTSFKLERSEYSGPGARLPGGSSSTVATAEDRLSLADHDGSATDLTPSRYRKRGRVWAPTSSLEQPSKRIVNQPTHFGARSETESRSSRHESLAQPTLQPSEPLETNSSTNLSSTILDKVSVVRAAGTFYPENANSAAQGETPEVVSSRYNSRQESNDLEVDQPEDLSMRPSLPEATATPAVVGPALNMNLLQFKQLIDLYQRQVLLPSFLAAASQPLALPGSAAGPGVSGPLLDMRILLENAAQQKLMLLNAAASATASAVAATTINSGQRTAAKRNRDHDIPSGYLKFRFNEDCGFERCGYRNHQSHFHCNRRDCHYSFCDKTRFVQHTARHERMDTLMGDDFRQFRANMQCGVASCGYATASGAATETNHLSRIDPTEAVTASSRKTSHFHCRKCDYVCTDSNKVVAHRRLHLRQDYVRNAGFRKVGGNEQCDSPGCSYAQRHTHYHCVTCDGGVLSRAQLAAHKHRTGFPKQEADTTP, via the exons ATGGAGTCCAGCAGCAGTGTCGTCGCGGAGATGGAGTCCACCAGTCCAAGTGATCACGGCCAGCCCACCCAGATCACCTCCATCGATGGCTTCTTCAATCGGAAACGGGGGCGTCCGCCAAAGAATCGCTTTGTGGAGGTCTACAAGAGC GCCCAGCACTCGCCGCAGGCCATCTTCACCAGCTTTAAGCTGGAGAGAAGCGAATATTCCGGCCCAGGAGCACGTCTTCCCGGTGGCTCATCGTCAACGGTGGCCACTGCAGAGGATCGTTTGTCTCTAGCGGATCACGATGGATCAGCAACTGATCTCACACCTAGTCGCTACCGGAAACGGGGTCGTGTTTGGGCCCCAACATCGTCTTTGGAGCAGCCTAGCAAGAGAATTGTCAATCAGCCAACCCACTTTGGAGCGAGAAGTGAGACAGAGTCTCGGAGTAGCCGCCATGAGTCTTTAGCCCAG CCCACCTTACAGCCCTCAGAGCCTTTAGAAACAAACTCGTCGACGAATTTATCAAGCACAATTTTGGATAAAGTTTCAG TTGTTCGAGCGGCGGGAACTTTTTATCCGGAGAATGCGAATTCAGCTGCCCAAGGGGAAACGCCGGAAGTGGTTAGTTCGAGATACAATAGTCGCCAGGAGTCGAACGACTTGGAGGTGGACCAGCCGGAGGATCTGAGCATGCGACCATCTCTGCCGGAAGCCACTGCCACACCGGCGGTAGTGGGACCAGCTCTGAATATGAATCTGTTGCAGTTTAAGCAGCTGATCGATTTGTACCAGCGACAGGTGCTGTTGCCCAGCTTTCTGGCGGCAGCCAGTCAACCGTTGGCATTACCGGGTTCAGCAGCAGGTCCTGGAGTTTCAGGGCCTCTTCTGGACATGCGCATTTTGCTTGAGAATGCCGCTCAACAGAAGCTAATGCTGCTCAATGCAGCCGCAAGTGCAACGGCAAGTGCAGTGGCAGCCACAACAATCAACTCCGGTCAAAGGACTGCGGCGAAACGTAACCGGGATCACGACATTCCGAGTGGCTATCTAAAATTCCGCTTCAACGAGGACTGTGGATTCGAGAGATGTGGCTACCGGAATCACCAGTCGCACTTCCACTGCAACCGGCGAGATTGCCACTATAGTTTCTGCGACAAGACCCGCTTTGTGCAACATACGGCGCGTCATGAGCGAATGGACACGTTGATGGGTGATGATTTTCGCCAATTCCGAGCCAACATGCAATGCGGAGTGGCCAGCTGCGGTTATGCCACTGCAAGTGGTGCAGCCACGGAGACGAATCACCTAAGCAGGATAG ATCCCACAGAGGCGGTAACGGCATCCTCGCGGAAAACTTCGCACTTTCACTGCCGCAAGTGTGATTATGTGTGCACGGATTCGAACAAGGTGGTGGCCCATCGAAGATTGCATCTTCGCCAGGACTATGTGCGGAATGCTGGCTTCCGCAAGGTGGGCGGAAACGAGCAGTGCGATTCTCCCGGCTGCTCCTACGCCCAACGGCACACCCACTACCATTGCGTCACCTGCGACGGCGGAGTCCTTTCACGAGCACAACTGGCAGCCCACAAACACCGGACAGGCTTTCCCAAACAGGAGGCGGATACCACACCCTAG
- the CG11714 gene encoding uncharacterized protein, isoform C yields MSICCMMELGRTNRHTDCTFIIEDESGGSQSFPCHKLLFSCASDVFDRMLYGDYIESTSGVVRLNDVQPDIFEKFRDYVYGYECDKLQKYDFDTLIRLCEFANKYLVQSLEEDCVKDLLIRKNTFDMGELLRLFQCAHRMNRKSLINQIAWELKCTFKSTLDHSGVYEFNCEVFKHYIEVIASKISEADRFRLLEMYLKYNGIEELESAGQVDSQDATEANTTTITTTNEVENQESELPSTSCVPLKTECSFAVPNKKASFVSDLLALIDFGKLSPKEFYDGPGKSNFLSLAEKYEHMYQIAKNCVTAKDELQLKMALTTEQKPPLPSESRRIVHMGGSLMRDEPTASSVTSHYLSRPIRRYRAWSAHSDV; encoded by the exons ATGAGTATCTG TTGCATGATGGAGCTCGGTCGCACCAATCGCCACACGGATTGCACATTTATAATTGAGGATGAGAGCGGTGGCAGTCAATCGTTTCCCTGCCACAAATTGCTATTCAGCTGCGCCTCCGATGTGTTCGATCGCATGCTCTATGGCGACTACATTGAGTCTACTAGCGGAGTTGTCAGACTAAATGATGTACAACCGGATATATTTGAGAAATTCCGAGACTATGTCTACGGCTATGAGTGCGATAAACTGCAGAAGTACGACTTTGATACTCTGATTCGCCTCTGTGAGTTTGCTAACAAATATCTGGTGCAATCTCTCGAAGAGGACTGTGTAAAGGATTTGCTGATACGCAAGAACACTTTTGACATGGGAGAGTTACTTCGTCTATTCCAGTGTGCGCATCGCATGAATCGCAAGTCGTTAATAAATCAGATAGCCTGGGAGCTAAAGTGCACCTTCAAGAGCACCTTGGACCACTCTGGCGTATACGAATTCAATTGCGAGGTATTTAAACACTATATCGAAGTGATTGCTAGCAAAATATCGGAGGCAGATCGTTTCCGTCTGCTGGAAATGTATCTAAAATATAATGGTATCGAGGAATTGGAAAGCGCGGGGCAAGTGGATAGCCAGGATGCAACTGAagccaacaccaccaccatcaccaccaccaacgAAGTGGAAAATCAAGAATCGGAACTTCCGTCCACTAGCTGCGTTCCGCTCAAAACTGAATGCAGTTTTGCCGTTCCAAATAAGAAGGCAAGTTTTGTCAGCGATCTACTTGCACTGATTGATTTTGGCAAACTTTCGCCCAAGGAATTCTACGATGGACCCGGCAAATCCAATTTCCTTAGCCTGGCTGAGAAGTACGAGCATATGTATCAAATCGCCAAGAACTGCGTTACGGCCAAAGATGAACTGCAGCTGAAGATGGCATTGACCACGGAACAGAAGCCCCCCCTACCTTCCGAATCCCGACGCATAGTTCATATGGGAGGAAGCTTAATGCGCGACGAACCAACGGCTTCTTCGGTTACCTCGCATTACCTTTCCCGACCCATCCGTCGATATCGCGCCTGGTCAGCACACAGTGACGTCTAA
- the chrb gene encoding charybde, isoform E: MRQHQALNTRPSATPPSAGGGGPLAGGGSVGMTTPKQATSPVAAASFEAPLSGGSAAAYHHAYMTNVLSSTAQQHHPLPASPLQSTACARFGAADNLDDVSASAVRELSQQLQAQLRDAKRRHLACTEVTLPNDLTQRIAAEIIRMSEREPCGERACTLFIEFESEPNKVKRIAYFKVDPDTVSIFELYLTLRQDKSGWSSLVPQFIKNLTRSNTINISPDFTLTKKKLYSSE, encoded by the exons ATGCGACAGCACCAGGCGCTCAACACCCGCCCATCGGCCACGCCTCCATCGGCAGGGGGCGGTGGTCCGTTGGCGGGCGGAGGATCCGTCGGTATGACCACTCCCAAACAGGCCACGTCGCCGGTGGCCGCGGCCAGTTTTGAGGCGCCCCTTAGCGGTGGCAGTGCAGCCGCCTATCATCACGCCTACATGACCAACGTGCTGTCCAGCACCGCccagcagcaccacccactgcccGCATCGCCGCTGCAGTCGACCGCCTGCGCTCGGTTTGGGGCCGCCGACAACTTGGACGATGTGAGCGCCAGCGCAGTGCGGGAACTGTCGCAGCAACTGCAGGCTCAGCTACGGGATGCCAAGCGTCGCCACCTGGCCTGTACCGAGGTCACGCTGCCCAACGACCTCACGCAGCGCATCGCCGCCGAGATCATCCGGATGTCGGAGCGGGAACCATGCGGCGAGCGGGCCTGCACGCTCTTCATTGAGTTCGAGAGCGAGCCCAACAAAGTCAA GCGCATTGCATACTTTAAAGTGGATCCGGACACGGTGTCCATCTTCGAGCTGTACTTGACATTGAGGCAGGACAAGAGCGGCTGGAGCTCCTTGGTGCCGCAGTTTATAAA AAACCTTACTCGTAGCAATACCATCAACATCAGTCCCGACTTCACGCTGACCAAGAAAAAGCTCTACTCATCCGAGTGA
- the Sgs3 gene encoding salivary gland secretion 3, with protein sequence MKLTIATALASILLIGSANVANCCDCGCPTTTTTCAPRTTQPPCTTTTTTTTTTCAPPTQQSTTQPPCTTSKPTTPKQTTTQLPCTTPTTTKATTTKPTTTKATTTKATTTKPTTTKQTTTQLPCTTPTTTKQTTTQLPCTTPTTTKPTTTKPTTTKPTTTKPTTTKPTTTKPTTTKPTTTKPTTTKPTTTKPTTTKPTTTKPTTTKPTTTKPTTTKPTTTKPTTTKPTTTKPTTTKPTTTKPTTTKPTTTKPTTPKPCGCKSCGPGGEPCNGCAKRDALCQDLNGVLRNLERKIRQCVCGEPQWLL encoded by the exons ATGAAGCTGACCATTGCTACCGCCCTAG CGAGCATCCTGCTTATTGGCTCCGCTAATGTTGCCAACTGTTGCGATTGTGGATGCCCCACAACTACAACTACTTGTGCGCCACGTACCACGCAACCTCCGTGCACAActacgacaacaacaaccacaactaCTTGTGCGCCACCCACACAACAATCTACCACGCAACCTCCATGCACGACATCTAAGCCCACCACACCTAAGCAAACTACCACGCAACTTCCGTGCACAACACCCACCACCACTAAGGCCACCACCACGAAGCCCACCACCACTAAAGCCACCACCACTAAGGCCACCACCACTAAGCCCACCACCACTAAGCAAACTACCACGCAACTTCCGTGCACAACACCCACCACCACTAAGCAAACTACCACGCAACTTCCGTGCACAACACCCACCACCACTAAGCCCACCACCACGAAGCCCACCACCACGAAGCCCACCACCACTAAGCCCACCACCACGaagcccaccaccaccaagCCCACCACCACGAAGCCCACCACCACTAAGCCCACCACCACGAAGCCCACCACCACTAAGCCCACCACCACGAAGCCCACCACCACGAAGCCCACCACCACTAAGCCCACCACCACGAAGCCCACCACCACTAAGCCCACCACCACGAAGCCCACCACCACTAAGCCCACCACCACGAAGCCCACCACCACTAAGCCCACCACCACGAAGCCCACCACCACGAAGCCCACCACCACTAAGCCCACCACACCTAAGCCGTGCGGTTGCAAGAGCTGCGGTCCTGGAGGAGAGCCATGCAATGGATGTGCTAAGAGGGATGCACTGTGCCAGGATCTTAACGGCGTACTCCGCAATCTGGAGCGCAAGATCCGTCAATGCGTCTGCGGTGAACCGCAATGGTTGCTGTGA
- the Sgs8 gene encoding salivary gland secretion 8 has product MKLLVVAVIACIMLIGFADPASGCKDCSCVICGPGGEPCPGCSARVPVCKDLINIMEGLERQVRQCACGEQVWLF; this is encoded by the exons ATGAAGCTGCTCGTTGTCGCCGTCATTG CGTGCATCATGCTCATCGGATTCGCCGATCCTGCCTCGGGCTGCAAGGATTGTTCATGCGTGATTTGTGGACCTGGTGGCGAGCCGTGTCCTGGGTGTTCCGCACGGGTTCCCGTCTGCAAAGATCTGATCAACATTATGGAGGGTCTTGAGCGGCAGGTGCGTCAGTGCGCCTGCGGAGAGCAGGTTTGGCTGTTCTAG
- the Sgs7 gene encoding salivary gland secretion 7 translates to MKLIAVTIIACILLIGFSDLALGGACECQPCGPGGKACTGCPEKPQLCQQLISDIRNLQQKIRKCVCGEPQWMI, encoded by the exons ATGAAACTGATCGCAGTCACCATCATCG CTTGCATCCTGCTCATTGGATTCTCCGATCTAGCCCTGGGTGGTGCCTGTGAGTGCCAACCGTGTGGTCCTGGTGGAAAGGCCTGCACGGGCTGTCCCGAAAAGCCCCAACTTTGTCAGCAGCTCATTAGCGATATTCGCAATCTCCAGCAGAAGATCCGGAAATGCGTCTGCGGAGAACCACAATGGATGATTTAG
- the CG11714 gene encoding uncharacterized protein, isoform A has product MSIWPIRTLPNSKMRSCMMELGRTNRHTDCTFIIEDESGGSQSFPCHKLLFSCASDVFDRMLYGDYIESTSGVVRLNDVQPDIFEKFRDYVYGYECDKLQKYDFDTLIRLCEFANKYLVQSLEEDCVKDLLIRKNTFDMGELLRLFQCAHRMNRKSLINQIAWELKCTFKSTLDHSGVYEFNCEVFKHYIEVIASKISEADRFRLLEMYLKYNGIEELESAGQVDSQDATEANTTTITTTNEVENQESELPSTSCVPLKTECSFAVPNKKASFVSDLLALIDFGKLSPKEFYDGPGKSNFLSLAEKYEHMYQIAKNCVTAKDELQLKMALTTEQKPPLPSESRRIVHMGGSLMRDEPTASSVTSHYLSRPIRRYRAWSAHSDV; this is encoded by the exons ATGAGTATCTG GCCCATTCGAACACTACCAAATTCCAAAATGCGTAGTTGCATGATGGAGCTCGGTCGCACCAATCGCCACACGGATTGCACATTTATAATTGAGGATGAGAGCGGTGGCAGTCAATCGTTTCCCTGCCACAAATTGCTATTCAGCTGCGCCTCCGATGTGTTCGATCGCATGCTCTATGGCGACTACATTGAGTCTACTAGCGGAGTTGTCAGACTAAATGATGTACAACCGGATATATTTGAGAAATTCCGAGACTATGTCTACGGCTATGAGTGCGATAAACTGCAGAAGTACGACTTTGATACTCTGATTCGCCTCTGTGAGTTTGCTAACAAATATCTGGTGCAATCTCTCGAAGAGGACTGTGTAAAGGATTTGCTGATACGCAAGAACACTTTTGACATGGGAGAGTTACTTCGTCTATTCCAGTGTGCGCATCGCATGAATCGCAAGTCGTTAATAAATCAGATAGCCTGGGAGCTAAAGTGCACCTTCAAGAGCACCTTGGACCACTCTGGCGTATACGAATTCAATTGCGAGGTATTTAAACACTATATCGAAGTGATTGCTAGCAAAATATCGGAGGCAGATCGTTTCCGTCTGCTGGAAATGTATCTAAAATATAATGGTATCGAGGAATTGGAAAGCGCGGGGCAAGTGGATAGCCAGGATGCAACTGAagccaacaccaccaccatcaccaccaccaacgAAGTGGAAAATCAAGAATCGGAACTTCCGTCCACTAGCTGCGTTCCGCTCAAAACTGAATGCAGTTTTGCCGTTCCAAATAAGAAGGCAAGTTTTGTCAGCGATCTACTTGCACTGATTGATTTTGGCAAACTTTCGCCCAAGGAATTCTACGATGGACCCGGCAAATCCAATTTCCTTAGCCTGGCTGAGAAGTACGAGCATATGTATCAAATCGCCAAGAACTGCGTTACGGCCAAAGATGAACTGCAGCTGAAGATGGCATTGACCACGGAACAGAAGCCCCCCCTACCTTCCGAATCCCGACGCATAGTTCATATGGGAGGAAGCTTAATGCGCGACGAACCAACGGCTTCTTCGGTTACCTCGCATTACCTTTCCCGACCCATCCGTCGATATCGCGCCTGGTCAGCACACAGTGACGTCTAA
- the CG33500 gene encoding uncharacterized protein: MKYLFVVALIALAIQVASSASTTTTTDATTTTTTTTAASTTTTTTAASTHKKLCWRGNNWCHTRIPKRKCKNPKRCHKTIVIVTHRKD, encoded by the coding sequence ATGAAGTATCTTTTCGTGGTTGCCCTTATTGCCCTGGCCATTCAGGTTGCGTCATCTGCTAGTACCACAACAACCACGGATgccaccaccacaacaacaaccactacTGCAGCatcaaccacaacaacaacaacggccgCTTCCACTCACAAAAAGCTTTGTTGGAGGGGCAACAATTGGTGCCACACCCGCATTCCCAAGCGGAAGTGCAAGAATCCAAAGAGGTGCCACAAGACCATCGTGATTGTGACACACAGAAAAGACTAG
- the chrb gene encoding charybde, isoform C — MKMEVLSVQNHIQGKFGVNKIKDWQASTAPLEEEEELTAGVNGNTAAGEGILDVDVVDGHPASVLHMRQHQALNTRPSATPPSAGGGGPLAGGGSVGMTTPKQATSPVAAASFEAPLSGGSAAAYHHAYMTNVLSSTAQQHHPLPASPLQSTACARFGAADNLDDVSASAVRELSQQLQAQLRDAKRRHLACTEVTLPNDLTQRIAAEIIRMSEREPCGERACTLFIEFESEPNKVKRIAYFKVDPDTVSIFELYLTLRQDKSGWSSLVPQFIKNLTRSNTINISPDFTLTKKKLYSSE; from the exons ATGAAGATGGAAGTGCTCTCAGTACAAAATCACATTCAGGGAAAATTCGgtgttaataaaattaaag aCTGGCAAGCTTCTACGGCGccgctggaggaggaggaggagctgacCGCAGGCGTGAACGGGAACACAGCCGCCGGCGAGGGCATTCTGGACGTCGACGTGGTAGATGGCCATCCAGCCTCTGTGCTCCACATGCGACAGCACCAGGCGCTCAACACCCGCCCATCGGCCACGCCTCCATCGGCAGGGGGCGGTGGTCCGTTGGCGGGCGGAGGATCCGTCGGTATGACCACTCCCAAACAGGCCACGTCGCCGGTGGCCGCGGCCAGTTTTGAGGCGCCCCTTAGCGGTGGCAGTGCAGCCGCCTATCATCACGCCTACATGACCAACGTGCTGTCCAGCACCGCccagcagcaccacccactgcccGCATCGCCGCTGCAGTCGACCGCCTGCGCTCGGTTTGGGGCCGCCGACAACTTGGACGATGTGAGCGCCAGCGCAGTGCGGGAACTGTCGCAGCAACTGCAGGCTCAGCTACGGGATGCCAAGCGTCGCCACCTGGCCTGTACCGAGGTCACGCTGCCCAACGACCTCACGCAGCGCATCGCCGCCGAGATCATCCGGATGTCGGAGCGGGAACCATGCGGCGAGCGGGCCTGCACGCTCTTCATTGAGTTCGAGAGCGAGCCCAACAAAGTCAA GCGCATTGCATACTTTAAAGTGGATCCGGACACGGTGTCCATCTTCGAGCTGTACTTGACATTGAGGCAGGACAAGAGCGGCTGGAGCTCCTTGGTGCCGCAGTTTATAAA AAACCTTACTCGTAGCAATACCATCAACATCAGTCCCGACTTCACGCTGACCAAGAAAAAGCTCTACTCATCCGAGTGA
- the Fuca gene encoding alpha-L-fucosidase, isoform C: MAISAWMPLLVALIVVWISAAEVDAQVPGPRTRYQPNWASLDQRPLPQWYDDAKVGIFLHYGVYSVPSFGSEWFWTNWKNLRNPEYVQFMQRNYKPDFTYQEFASQFTAELFNATKWALLFKDSGARYVVLTSKHHDGFTLWPSKNSYGWNSMDVGPKRDIVKELAAAIRKESDLRFGLYYSLFEWFNPLWTDDKLHLLMQQHFVERKVRPEQMELVQQYLPEIIWSDGDWEAPAKYWRSEEFIAWLYNDSPVRDTVVTNDRWGFGTACMHGDFYNCADRFNPGVLQAHKWENAFTLDRTSWGQRFDVSLSDFMTSKEVIKEIITTVSCNGNVLINVGPTKFGTILPIFEERLRDMGRWLKFNGEGIYGSVPWIYQNDTINGNVWYTRQKEASNGKITIYAFVLEYPYDTNELDIYPLGKDINIFRNVMLTGIDMGTGGDILNEQSTEVVMLGMEDTKIKWNADHNRLHIVFPPKNHIDKRGLDYAWTFKITIT; the protein is encoded by the exons ATGGCAATCTCCGCTTGGATGCCGCTTCTGgtggcgctgatcgtcgtgtGGATTTCGGCAGCGGAGGTCGACGCACAGGTGCCGGGACCACGGACTCGATACCAACCCAACTGGGCCAGTTTGGACCAGAGACCATTGCCCCAATGGTACGACGATGCCAAGGTGGGCATCTTTCTGCACTACGGCGTTTACTCGGTGCCCAGTTTTGGTTCCGAGTGGTTCTGGACCAACTGGAAAA ATCTTCGCAATCCAGAGTACGTCCAATTCATGCAGCGTAATTACAAGCCCGACTTCACTTATCAGGAATTTGCCAGTCAATTCACAGCGGAGCTATTCAATGCCACCAAGTGGGCGTTACTTTTCAAAGATAGCGGAGCCAG ATATGTTGTGCTCACCAGCAAACATCACGATGGCTTCACGCTGTGGCCCTCGAAGAATAGCTACGGATGGAATTCCATGGATGTGGGACCCAAACGAGATATAGTCA AGGAACTGGCTGCCGCAATTCGAAAGGAGTCCGATCTTCGTTTTGGACTCTATTATTCTCTATTCGAATGGTTCAACCCACTGTGGACCGATGACAAATTGCATCTGTTAATGCAACAGCACTTTGTGGAGCGAAAGGTGCGGCCGGAGCAAATGGAACTGGTGCAGCAGTATCTGCCGGAGATCATCTGGTCCGATGGCGATTGGGAGGCTCCAGCGAAATACTGGCGCTCCGAGGAGTTCATCGCCTGGCTATATAATGATAGTCCTGTAAGGGATACGGTGGTGACCAACGATCGCTGGGGCTTCGGCACTGCGTGTATGCATGGTGACTTCTACAATTGTGCCGATCGCTTCAATCCCGGTGTTCTGCAAGCTCACAAGTGGGAAAATGCCTTCACCCTGGATCGCACCAGCTGGGGTCAGCGATTCGATGTCTCTTTGTCCGATTTTATGACCTCCAAGGAAGTCATTAAAG agatTATCACCACTGTGAGCTGTAATGGCAATGTGCTGATCAATGTTGGACCAACCAAGTTTGGTACCATACTGCCCATTTTCGAGGAGCGTCTAAGGGACATGGGTCGCTGGCTGAAGTTCAATGGCGAGGGTATTTACGGCAGTGTACCCTGGATTTATCAGAATGATACCATCAATGGAAATGTTTGGTATACGCGGCAAAAGGAGGCATCCAATGGAAAAATCACCATATACGCATTTGTGCTGGAGTATCCGTACGACACCAATGAACTGGATATCTATCCGCTTGGCAAGGATATCAATATATTCCGAAATGTAATGCTGACTGGAATCGATATGGGCACCGGTGGAGATATTCTGAATGAGCAAAGCACTGAGGTTGTCATGTTGGGCATGGAGGATACCAAAATTAAG TGGAATGCTGATCATAACCGGCTACACATCGTGTTTCCACCTAAAAATCACATCGATAAAAGAGGTCTTGACTATGCCTGGACTTTTAAAATAACTATAACGTAG